Part of the Propioniciclava sp. MC1595 genome is shown below.
AGGTCAACAGGTCGACCTGCGCCGGTGCGCGGTTCTGCAGGATGAAGGCGATCGCGAGCACCGCGATCACCACGCCCAGCCAGACCCGCGGGTTCGTCGCCAGTCCGCGCCAGAAGTCCCCGCCCTCTTGAGCGCCCATGGCTTCCTCCTGTGGTGTGCTCCGCCCGGAGGCGGATGAGGCCATGATGCCAGCGGACGCCGGCGCGGCGAATCACCCGCACCGGGTGGTGACAGGCCGGGCATCCGTGGACACGATGGACACAGACACCCCCGCTCAGACCCGCGGGGCTGGGAAGAGAGGCAACACATGTCGGAACTCATCATCATCGGTTACGACGACCACCTGCAGGCTGAGAAGGCGCACGACCGCGTCCTCGAGCTGCAGCGCGACCACATCGTGAAGCTCGCCGGCCTCGCGGTCGTCCGCGTGGACGACGACGGCAAGAAGCACGTCGACACCCCGGCCAAGGGCCTCGTGGGGACCGGCGCGGCGTCCGGCGCCCTGTGGGGCATGCTCATCGGGCTGCTCTTCCTCGTGCCCGGCGTCGGCCTGGTCCTGGGTGGCCTCTGGGGCGCGCTCATGGGCCGCCTGGGCAAGGCGGGCATCGACGACGCGTTCCGCGACCGAGTCGAGGGACTCCTGGAGCCCGGCAAGGCGGCCGTGGTCGTGCTCGCCACCAAGCTGACCGAGGACAAGTTCGCCGCCAGCATGGGCGAGTTCGGCGGCACCGTGCTGAAGACGTCGCTGTCTGACGAGGACGAGAAGGCCCTGGCCGAGGAACTCGCCTGAGTCCCATGCCAGCCACCGGGTTCGTCTCGACCGGACACCTGCCCGCCGCCGCGTCCGTGGCGGCGGCGGTGCGGGAGGCCCACGCGCGGTTCCGGGGCACCTCAGACGGCAGCCCGTCGACGGTCTACCCGGCGCTGGGCCGCGCCGACCCGGACGCCTTCGGCATCTGCCTCGTCGACGTGGACGGGGAGTCCCACGCTGTCGGGGCCGTGGACACGCCCTTCACGATCATGAGCGTCGCGAAGCCGTTCGTCTTCGCGCTCGCCTGCCGCGCCCGGGGTGCGGAGCGCGTGCGTGAGCTGGTCGGCGTCGACGCGACCGGCCTGCCCTTCAACTCGGTCGCGGCCGTGGAGGGCAGCCCGGACGGCCGCACCAACCCGATGGTGAACGCGGGGGCGATCCAGACGACGGCCCTCGTCCCGGGCGCGACGCCCGACGAGCGGTGGGCCGCCATCTCCGACGGACTCTCCGCCTTCGCCGGACGCCCCCTCGAGCTGGACGCCGAAGTGTACGCGTCGGCGTCCGCCACCAACGACGTCAACCGGGCGCTCGCCTGGCTGCTGAACGTCCGCGGCAGGATGACGGGGGACCCGGACGTGGCGCTCGACCTGTACACGCGGCAGAGCGCCCTGGCGGTGACCGCGCGCGACCTGGCGGTGATGGGGGCCACGCTCGCCGACGGAGGGGTGAACCCGCTGACGAAAGAGCAGGTGCTGCCCGCCGAGCTGTGCCACCACGTGCTGGCGGTCATGGTGGTCGCCGGGCTGTACGAGAGCTCCGGCGACTGGTTCTACCGCGTCGGGTTGCCCGCCAAGAGCGGCATCGGCGGCGGCATCGTCACCGTGTCCCCCGGCAAGGGCGGCCTCGGCACGTACTCCCCACCGCTGGACGCCGCCGGCAACAGCGTCCGCGGGCAGCTCGTGGCACGCCACCTGTCCGCCGGGCTGGGGCTGGACCTGCTGGCGTCCGCCCCGGCGCCGTGACGAGGGGGCTGGCATGGCGGGCACGTTCACCGGCCTGACCGAGTCCGAGGCACGGGTCCGGCTCGCAGCCGGCCAGGACAACACCACGAACCTCAAGCCGCTGCGCACCCTGCACCAGGCCCGCCGGGAGAGCATCTTCACGGTGTTCAACCTGAACTTCGTGGGCCTCGCCCTGATCCTGGTGCTGTTGTCGGAGTGGATCGGCGCGGCCCTGACGATCCTGCTGTTCGCGATCTCGCTGTCGCTGCGCACGCTGCAGGAGTCGCTCGCCGCGAGACGCATCGCGGCTGTGCGGGACGCCGCGCACGTCCGCGCCACCGTCATCCGCGACGGACGCCCCCGGCTGGTCGACAGCGACCACATCGTGCCCGGGGACCTGCTGGTCGTCTCCCCGGGCGACCAGTTCCAGGTCGACGGCGTCGTGGCCGCCGGCAGCGTGCTGGTCGACGCCTCAGTCGTCACCGGACGCCGCGGCTGGACCCGCTGCCAGGCCGGCGACGAGGTGTTCGCGGGCAGCGTCTGCCTGTCGGGCAAGGGCCGCTACGTGGCCACGCGCGTCGGTCCGGACCGGACGATCCACGCGCGCCTGGCCCAGCGGACGGCGCTGGCGTCGCGACCCACCCCGCTGGAACGCCTCGTGGCGAAGATCCTCACGGCCCTGCTCGTCGTCGTCGTGGTGTACGCGACCATCCTCCTGGCCAAGTACTTCCGCCTCGACGTGGGCGAGCCGGGCGACGCCTTCGTGGACGCCGCCCCGGTCATCTTCTCGCTGGCCCCCACCGGCCTGTACCTCATGATCATCGTCTCCTACGCCATCGGCACCGCCGACCTGGCCCGGATCGGGGCGGTGGTGCAGAGCGCCCGGTCGGTGGAGCTCCTCGCCGAGTCGACCGTGCTGTGCGTCACCGACGTCGGCCTGCTGTCGGGCACGTCGATGCGCGTCGAGCCGCTGCCGCGGCCCGAGGACGCCGGGGACGAGGCCTGGCCGGACCCCGCCGAGTTGCACCGCATCCTGGGGGACATAGGGCGCAGCACGTCCCAGAGCACGCCCGTCTCCGCGATCGTCGCCCGGTCGTTCGAGGGCGAGGGGCGGGCCCTCGTCGTGGAGGCACCCCACCTGGCCACCCTTGGCTGGACGGGCCTGGCCTTCGACGACCCCGACGACCCCCACCTGTACGTGATCGGCGAGCCCCGCGTCTTCGGCGTCCCGTCGGCCGCCGACGAGGCGCTGGTCCTGGCGCGGGGTCCAGTCGACGCCCCCCTCGCGGACGCCGACGGCCGACCTCACCTGCCCGCCGGGCTCGTGCCGCTCTGCGTGGTCGAACGCCGCCGCCACCTCCACCCGGACGCCCCGGCCGTGGTGCGCGACTTCGTGGCCTCCGGCGTCCGGCTCAAGGTGTTCTCCACCGAGGATCCCGACGCGGTGCTCGTCACGCTGCGCGAGGCCGGGCTCACGGCGTCCGACGAGCGTGACCTGCTGCCCGGCGGCGGGCTCTCCCGCTCCGGGCTCGAGGCTATCCCGCGCGAGCAGTGGGCGGCCGCCGCGCGCGACCACCGCCTCTTCGGCGGGCTGACCCCCGACCAGGTGGGCGAACTCGTGGCCCTGCTGCGCGCCGGCGGTGACCGCGTGACCGTGGTGGGTGACGGCCTGAGCGACCTGCCCGCGATGCAGGAGGCCCACCTGTCGGTGGCCCAGCAGGCGAGCTCGCAGGCCGCGCTGGGCCTGGCCGACATCGTGCTGCTGAACGACTCCCCCGGCGTGCTGCTGTCGGTGCTCCACCGCGGTCAGGCGATCGTGCGCGGCCTGCTCGACGTGATGAAGCTCAACCTCTCCATGGTGGTCTGCTCGGCGTTGCTGATCGGGTTCGTGCGCCTGTTCGGCGTGGGGTTCCCCTATGTGGCGGGGCAGGGGTCGATCATCTCGATCCTCGCGGTCACGATCCCGTCGGTGCTGCTGCCGCTGTGGGCGCGACCGGGGCCGGTCTCGAGCCGGCGGTACCCGCTGGTCCTGGCCCGGTTCGTCGTCCCGGCGGGGGTGCTGCTCAGCCTGGCCACGTTCGGCGTCTACCTCGTGTTCGTGTCACGCACGTCCGACGTGCGGCTGGCCCAACTCGCCGTCACCTACACGCTGCTCTACGCGGGGCTGGCGTTGTCGGTGCTGGTCCAGCCGCCGCGGCTCCGCCGCCCCGTGCGGGCCGGCGCCGCCCCGGCCCGCGACTGGCGGGCCACCGTGCTGGCGGCGACCCTGGCGCTGGTGGGCACGCTGGTGCCCCTGGTGCCGCTTGCCCGCCGCCAGTACCGGATCGACTTCCTGCCGCACCCGACCGACTACCTCATCGTGCTCGGGGCGGTCGCCGGCTGGGCGCTCGTGCTGCACCTCGTCTGGCGTGCCTTCCCGCGCGTCGATTGACCCCGCTTCAGCAGCGCCGCCTCAGCCGCGCTTGAGGCGGGCGGCCGTCGCCCCGTCCGCGCGCCGCAGCTCGAGGTTGTCCCCCTCGACGCTGACGGTGGCCGCCGACTCCAGGGCGGCGACCAGGGCGGCCTCCTGCTCCATGACGCCGGCCGGCTCGGCGCACGCCATCCGCGTCGACATGAAGGGCCCGAGCTTGATCGCGGTCCCGTCGAGCGTGTAGCCGCTGTTCAGCCGGTTGCAGCCCGCGGTGCCGCTCACCGAGTCGTCGGTGAACTCGAACGTCGGCGTCGTGCCCTCGATCGGGCTCACCACGGCGGAGGCGCCGTCGTGGTAGCCGAGCACCTGCCACGTGCCGGCCAGTTCCTCCGACTGCGCGGAGAACGCGACCAGCGCCTTGCCCGCCTCGTCGCTCAGGGTCAGCCGGTCGGCCGCCAGCGCGAAGGTGCGCGCGGCGCCCAAGGAGGTCAGGAACGCCGCCTCCTGCGCCATGACGGCCTCGTCGCACGCGATCATCGTGGACGCGACGGCCGCGTCGATGCGGATCTCGGTGCCCGTCGTGGAGTACCGGGTGGTGAAGCGGTTGCAGCCGCCCGAACCCGTCAGCGCGCCATCCGCGCCGAACGCGGCCGTCAGCGTGCTGTCGGCGGCGGGCGGCGCACCGTCGAGGTCCGCCACCTCCCACCGCGTGTCCGCCAGGGGCGACGCGGGCGTGGTCGGCTCCGGCGTCCGGGCCGGCTCGGGCGAGGCCACCCCACCGGCACAGGCCGTGGTGGCCAGCGCCACCAGCAGCGCGAGGGCGCCCACCCGGCGGATCCGTCCTCTTGTCATGTCGACCTCCCAATCTTCCGGGCCCGCGCGCGGGCCGCATCGTCGTGCTTGTGTCAGGGTGCTTCTGCCAGGGTGACGGTCACCGTCGACCGGCTGCCCTCCCGCAGCAGGTCCAGCTCCGCCCGGTCGCCCACGGCTGCGGTCGCCAGCAGGCGGCCGATCGTGAAGGAATCAGCCGCGCTCCCGTTGATGCCCACGACGAGGTCGCCGGCCCGGACGCCCGCCGCCGCGGACGGGCCGCCCGCGAGCACCGACTGGACGAACAGGGCCGACGGCACCCCGAGCGGCCGGGCGGCCGCGGGCGGTACCGGGGCGTAGGACAGGCCGAGCCAGGGGTGGGTCGCCCGCCCGTCCGCCACCAGTTGGTCCGTGACGCGGCGCACGGTGCTCGCCGGGACGGCGAAGCCCAGCCCGACGCTGCCGCCGCCGGCCACGCCCGAGGCGTCCGGCACCGTCGAGATGACCGTGTTGATGCCGACCACCCGCCCCGCGCAGTCGACGAGCGGGCCGCCCGAGTTGCCGGGGTTGATCGACGCGTCGGTCTGGACCGTGCCGGCCAGCACCGTGGTGCCGCCGCCGGCCACCGGCGCCAGCACGTCGCGGTGCAGGGCGCTGACGATGCCCGTCGTGACCGTGCCGGACAGCCCCAGGGGTGCGCCGAGCGCGAGGACCTGCTCGCCCACGCGCGGGATCGTGTCGCCGATGG
Proteins encoded:
- a CDS encoding S1C family serine protease: MATNAPRSPVAGLVAIGLAAGLVAGGAAGFFVARVTPVAGSCNTAAVAADAAGAVVTVFAESTGGSGSGAVLTPTGRIVTNDHVIAGSARLSVLLATGERKPATLVGTDPKTDVAVLQVEASDLATLAIGDTIPRVGEQVLALGAPLGLSGTVTTGIVSALHRDVLAPVAGGGTTVLAGTVQTDASINPGNSGGPLVDCAGRVVGINTVISTVPDASGVAGGGSVGLGFAVPASTVRRVTDQLVADGRATHPWLGLSYAPVPPAAARPLGVPSALFVQSVLAGGPSAAAGVRAGDLVVGINGSAADSFTIGRLLATAAVGDRAELDLLREGSRSTVTVTLAEAP
- the glsA gene encoding glutaminase A, coding for MPATGFVSTGHLPAAASVAAAVREAHARFRGTSDGSPSTVYPALGRADPDAFGICLVDVDGESHAVGAVDTPFTIMSVAKPFVFALACRARGAERVRELVGVDATGLPFNSVAAVEGSPDGRTNPMVNAGAIQTTALVPGATPDERWAAISDGLSAFAGRPLELDAEVYASASATNDVNRALAWLLNVRGRMTGDPDVALDLYTRQSALAVTARDLAVMGATLADGGVNPLTKEQVLPAELCHHVLAVMVVAGLYESSGDWFYRVGLPAKSGIGGGIVTVSPGKGGLGTYSPPLDAAGNSVRGQLVARHLSAGLGLDLLASAPAP
- a CDS encoding META domain-containing protein, with amino-acid sequence MTRGRIRRVGALALLVALATTACAGGVASPEPARTPEPTTPASPLADTRWEVADLDGAPPAADSTLTAAFGADGALTGSGGCNRFTTRYSTTGTEIRIDAAVASTMIACDEAVMAQEAAFLTSLGAARTFALAADRLTLSDEAGKALVAFSAQSEELAGTWQVLGYHDGASAVVSPIEGTTPTFEFTDDSVSGTAGCNRLNSGYTLDGTAIKLGPFMSTRMACAEPAGVMEQEAALVAALESAATVSVEGDNLELRRADGATAARLKRG
- a CDS encoding DUF1269 domain-containing protein; the protein is MSELIIIGYDDHLQAEKAHDRVLELQRDHIVKLAGLAVVRVDDDGKKHVDTPAKGLVGTGAASGALWGMLIGLLFLVPGVGLVLGGLWGALMGRLGKAGIDDAFRDRVEGLLEPGKAAVVVLATKLTEDKFAASMGEFGGTVLKTSLSDEDEKALAEELA